From a region of the Candidatus Omnitrophota bacterium genome:
- a CDS encoding sulfatase-like hydrolase/transferase, with protein sequence MTNVNSHKKHSARFFFLALGALAACFLSCSCEGKKASFSQRNVLLISIDTCRIDRLEPYGGRQARTPAISMLAQDGVLFEDAVTPVPLTLPAHTSLFTGLHPIQHGVRDNYNNVLSEAAETLPELFQESGYTTAGAIGSILLSRRSGLSQGFGYYDDVFESDAHSNRLAALEKRGSSIVASAEKWLLDYLEQRTQKPFFLFLHFYDAHAPYNPPEPFNELYKNDRYGGEIAYIDDCLGKLFDFIKQARLYDDMLIVLIGDHGEGLGDHKELMHGLFLYEECVRIPFIVKPPKSFRQRLNVRSPQSADLQDVLPTLIELCGLGPTPTSGISLAPWILGNAKPEERWTALETQYPLTYNWSPLFALRNPQWKFVHAPDSELYNLIADPKEKKSVIHDSPEQTQTMQKILEERLISLAKSSPIEPDRRPAVASTEILSSLGYVAGGTSDDSEEKKILPDPKYKVEIHTLIDRGLTEMTRNNSAEAIECFLKAVRQDPRNPSPYYNLGLVYLSMNELNFAAQYTEQALLLAPKSILIHLQMARIFINQGYYEKGRNELHALLENDSKLADAYYQLGWADFMEKKFDSALKQFQEAKKWMPEMQGLDDAIAKAEKQES encoded by the coding sequence ATGACAAACGTAAATTCGCATAAAAAACATAGCGCCCGTTTCTTTTTTTTGGCGCTCGGCGCTCTCGCCGCTTGCTTCTTATCCTGTTCCTGCGAAGGGAAGAAAGCCTCTTTTTCCCAGCGCAACGTATTGCTCATCAGCATCGATACCTGCCGCATCGACCGGCTGGAGCCATATGGCGGCCGGCAAGCGAGAACTCCGGCCATCTCCATGCTGGCTCAAGACGGCGTCCTCTTCGAAGACGCCGTTACGCCGGTTCCCCTGACGCTGCCCGCTCATACGTCGCTATTCACCGGCCTGCATCCAATCCAACACGGAGTACGCGACAATTACAATAACGTTCTAAGCGAGGCGGCGGAAACGCTGCCGGAATTATTTCAGGAATCGGGCTACACCACCGCCGGAGCCATCGGCAGCATTCTGTTGTCGCGCCGATCCGGCCTCAGCCAGGGATTCGGCTATTACGACGACGTATTCGAATCGGACGCCCATTCCAATCGCCTGGCCGCCTTGGAAAAAAGAGGAAGCAGCATTGTCGCCTCCGCCGAGAAATGGCTGCTCGATTATCTGGAACAACGAACGCAAAAGCCGTTCTTTCTCTTCCTGCATTTTTACGACGCCCATGCGCCCTACAATCCGCCGGAACCGTTCAACGAACTCTACAAAAACGACCGGTACGGCGGAGAGATCGCCTACATCGACGATTGCCTGGGAAAATTGTTCGATTTCATAAAACAAGCCCGGCTCTATGACGATATGCTGATCGTACTCATCGGCGATCACGGCGAGGGACTAGGCGATCATAAGGAACTTATGCACGGATTGTTTCTCTATGAAGAATGCGTCCGGATTCCTTTCATCGTCAAACCGCCCAAATCCTTCCGGCAAAGGCTCAACGTCCGTTCGCCGCAAAGCGCCGACCTGCAAGACGTACTCCCCACGCTAATCGAACTCTGCGGACTGGGGCCGACGCCCACAAGCGGCATCAGCCTTGCTCCTTGGATTCTCGGCAACGCCAAACCCGAAGAAAGATGGACGGCGCTGGAGACGCAATATCCACTGACCTACAACTGGAGTCCGCTCTTCGCATTAAGAAATCCACAATGGAAATTCGTCCATGCGCCGGATTCGGAACTTTATAATCTCATCGCCGATCCTAAAGAAAAAAAGAGCGTCATTCACGACTCGCCGGAACAAACGCAGACTATGCAGAAAATTTTGGAAGAACGGTTGATTAGCCTTGCAAAGTCCTCTCCCATCGAACCGGATCGGCGTCCTGCCGTAGCTAGCACGGAAATTCTCTCTTCTCTAGGCTATGTGGCGGGGGGAACAAGCGACGATTCGGAGGAAAAGAAAATTCTTCCCGATCCCAAGTATAAAGTCGAAATCCATACGCTTATCGATCGGGGACTAACGGAGATGACCCGCAACAACTCCGCCGAAGCTATCGAATGCTTCTTGAAAGCCGTTCGCCAAGATCCTCGCAATCCTTCGCCTTATTACAATCTGGGGCTGGTTTATCTATCTATGAACGAGTTGAATTTCGCAGCGCAATACACGGAGCAAGCGCTGCTGTTGGCGCCGAAAAGTATTCTGATCCATTTGCAAATGGCGAGAATTTTCATCAATCAAGGATATTACGAGAAAGGCCGAAACGAGCTTCATGCTCTACTCGAAAACGACTCCAAACTGGCGGACGCCTATTATCAATTGGGTTGGGCGGATTTCATGGAAAAAAAATTCGATTCGGCGTTGAAGCAATTCCAAGAAGCGAAAAAATGGATGCCGGAAATGCAAGGTCTCGA